ccCATTACATTTTCAGGACCCTTTGTCACTCAAAGGAACTGACTTGGGGTTTGTTTTGGTAGTATCTCACCATATCAAAATTGAATATCCAAAAGAATTTAAATTACCTAACTACAATATTACTGCATTCTAGTTTTTTAGCAAAACCTGGATCACCATAAAGTCATCTGCTGCTATTATGCACCCTGTGAAAGTCTTTTCTGCTTGTTTGACAAGCTTACTTACATTTTCACTCTCATCCACATTAATTGTTGACTCAGCATTACCAACACTTTTATATCTTTGGCTAAAATGTGTAAGAACCAATTTCTTTGCCCTGATGCTCGTTGCAAACTGCCCAGCCATTTCTGTCCAAAGAATAAAGAAAAGGTAAGTATTGGGCACATTATGGAATTGTGggttatggttttttttttccacttttaaCAGAAATTACAAATGGTGGAAACTAAATTCCCATTGAAGGATTACCGGTACCTGCCCATTTTCTGGATCCCAGTTGCCTTGTGTTACCTTTTTGACCAGTTCTTGTGTGAAGTTCTTAGcttcattaaattttaaatgaagatAACACAGCCAAGTGTATATAATACTGAGCTAGTGACAGAAACAATACTTTAGATGTCAAAAACAATATTGCACACACCTACAAATATCCTGTGTAAGAGTTTTggcatttccatatcattttaCTCACATGAAGTGACTAAAATGTGTTTTATTTACACAAAGTGATCCAACTTAATGCTATTTACATGAAGTGaccagatttcattttatttacatGAAGCAaccaaaagttttctttttttatatggATGTGAACACTAAGTGTGCAGGATGTGAAcaccaaacaaaaaagaatGAATGGCAGATACATCAAAAAGTTAAAGGTCAGTATACTTGATCCTGGTGGTACGTTTTAAAAATTAAGAAGATTTGTACTAATTCAGTCCTTGAGTACAGATCTGGCAAATATGGATGCCAACACAATAAACCACTGGCTGATTAAATTTGTCCAGGAGGTTGCAAATAGTCAAAGGAAGGTGTATCCAGAAAGAAACCAGTGTGGAATTATCCGTGGCATGCCAAAGGCATTTCCAACAGACTGAGGGAAGCCAAGCATTAACTCCATTAGAATGATGCTTCAGATAAAAGGTAAGAGGGGAGACGGTATTTATTAGGAGGAAAACTTAAAGTATAACAGATACAAAGAAAAGAGCTCAAaaggttgtttgatttttaAATAAATCTTTCTTCATTCATGAATTGTGATGTAAAAATTTTCTCCACAAAAAAATGAACTGGCAGAGTAGCTGATTCAttatgatgattaattaaactgtagtattgtttttgtgttcaatttattttattgtgatgaATGAATCTTGATGTCTAATGAGAAGAAAGATGAAAAGCACAaatggttttgatatgtgatcTTAAACGCTTTTGGTTTTCATCTATGTTTCTGttgggtatcaaaactcatgcaGGTGACAAATTTAGCCATCTGTTATTAGCTATCAAacttataaattattaatgatttgagAAATTCAATCAAATTACCTGGGGTTGAGTGTCCATAGTCAATGCATGCTTCTTTTAATTCATCTGCAAGGGTTGCTTCATGAACGACGACATCTGCATCAGCAGCAATTGTTTTAATCTTGGAAGAGTCACAAGTGTCACCAAGAATAACAAGTTTCCGCCCTGGTCGAGGCAACCCCATAACCTCATTGGGAGTGATCTGGCTGCCGTCAGGAGCAATGATGCTTTcaccattttttatttttgaatacAAAGGTCCTGGAGGAATTCCTTTTTGTTTCAACAAAGAAGGATCAAGCTTTCCAGGGATTTGTTTCTCTTGAACCACATAACCAAAGCACAGAGTTCGATGCTTGAGAGGAGCAGCAAAAACAGTCAAATTTGATTCCTGACAAACTTGCCATAAACAATCCTTGTTTTCAAATATAGTTCTTCCCAATGTTTCATTTGAATGTTGTCTGTCTGTTGTGGATGAATCCAAAGGTCCTGTGTTACCACTTTGACAAAAATCTGTAACCAAATATCAAACCATTCATTAACATCTGGGTTATTGAGAGAACATATAAACTTTCACCTGAAGGTGTTCAAATCTTGATTTACAGTCTCTGACTACGAGAGATTTTTCTCCAAGTACTTTGATTTAATCCCTCCAATTTTTTGCAACCCTTCCCTCCTTCAAATTggtaaaataagaaaactattgaAGTTTCCCTTTCATTCAGAAACCATTCACtttccatttaaaaaaaataacatttcctAAAAGACGCACCTGAATGCGAACAGTGAAGTTCATGTACGGAGTTAGTAAACCCAAGCAGAGATTGCGACAATTCCAAGCACACTCTCAAGTATTTCCTCAGTCCGACTGGCCCAAAAATTTCGATAGGCGGCCTATTCTCCGCGCAGTTTAACCCTATCGTGCATAATAAGCCAGGGAGCCCGAACAAATGATCTCCATGAAGATGAGTGATAAAAATCTTCGTAAGTTTTCCTGGTTTAATGCAACTCTTCCTAAGTTGAATCTGACTTCCCTCGCCACAATCAAACATCCAGCAACCTGATTCATGCTTCAAGGCTGTACATGATGCTCCCATATGCGGAGAAGGATAACATGATCCAGTACCTAAAGAGTGCAGCTCCATTTCTGATGTAAAAGATAGTCACGCTGTTACCTAGACCGAGTCCTTCCACGGTATTACCCAAGATTCTGCACTACTACACCGCGGGCTCTCTTGAAGTTAATTTTTAGGCGTCGTTGGGGTGTAAGAGTAAGGGCGCGTTGGATTGaccctattccggaataagaatacgtggagtgatgattaaaacggtatgttcgaagcagcaaggatgataaaaatatgtttaaaatagcattttagcaGATTTTTGACAATAATAATGTCAATCtccgtaaaaacaaaggatttctaaTATATATTCCATATCTTCCTATTCCTgaataaggtcaatcgaacgcacccttagtCTGCGTAAACGTTCACGGAGCTGTGTAACCTTAACTTTTGTATTGCGTTCAGGTCTGAAAGCTGCTCTCACAGAGAGGCTTCATAGTACACAACTATTTACAACCAAATGGCTCCTTAAGAAAAAcagttaataaaataaaagcaatgaccaacaaaacaaacataacaGTTATGTCACAAAAAATTGAGGACGCAGTATTTGTGAGGGGGAGGGGAGAAAGAGTAGGGATGAAGTGTCCCGCCCCACTTGGTTACTGAGGCCTTGCAATGATTGCCAAATGGGCCAGTCTGTTGGGCGTTATGTTTATTATCAGTACGAAACGTAAGGTCGGCGAGAGTTGATGTTGTAACTGAACCCAAGCTTATCTACAAGCATGACTCTACCCCATTTCGTTCTCTGTTCTACCAAATGATAGGTAACTGGGGAAGCCTCTAGATCGACAGCAACATTATGGCTACGGAGTGGTTCACAAATTGACCCATTTTAATGTGTCCCTTTTAAAAAAGGGATGGCGTGTCTAGGTGTGTATCAACTATGTGCGACATAAGTAAGGCAAAACTCATCAGACACTAGTATTGGGGAATAATGAATAGCgagaataaatacaaaatgaataatgaatatttgagTTTGGAAAATTCAGGAATTCTAATATGAATAACTAATAATGAGTATTATAACGGGATTTTCACCAGCTGCTTGTCCGTAAAACATTACGTCACCTTCGCGGAATAATTCCTGCTTGGTAATGTTCAAGTTTTCGTAAACTGTATCCTTAGCAtgaaagataaattaaatttgcaatcTACCATATTTCACAATGGAAAATTAACATAGGCTGGTGCATTACATCAGCTTTGAGGAATATTCCCGTTTGCCATAGCAACTATAGCGTGTCTTTGAAACATGCAAAATGCTTTCAAAGATCAAACAAGAGTCCATGGCGACCACGATAAAAACCAATTGAACGGGAATCTTTCCTCATGAAGGCCGAGGAGAATTTGAAGTTTGATATGGCGGCTCTTTATCGGACGAATATCGAATTCTCCTTGGAAAGTGAGTTACGTGAAATAATGCAGCTATCAATGTTATGCCCGAGGGGGGGGACCACGGGATAGGGTGAACGTTCGTGCACACCCCACGTAAGGAATTTTAGCAAACTTTGAACAAAAATGTTGGCGCCGGGgttggggagcttaagcaaacacgagcacgagcaagcgagcacacatctaatttttgcgagcaattcgagcaaaggccaaattttgcgagcatctttaaattaaatgagaccattctatacccctaacacgacgtcgacgacaacgaaaacgtcatctgaaaatgtaacttcgggtttctgcaatcatttcgcAATTATTTAAGTCATTAGGCTTGCGAAATgttttctaactatcctggaattaaatcggAACAAGCGCTTCAGCGGTAAGAATACAAATGTGAACagtttgtcatcatatgctcacgtcgtccacacaactgcaaaacatgtcatttcacgtcgtggaaagaacaaaaacgtcttcaaaatgtcaaaacatgaaaaatgcacgtgcaaagcgtgccaaaatactgtttttcatcgtcaaatatgcaaatttgagaccttcttgttgccgtcgtcgtcgtggttgcttaagctccctaatgttagAACGACGAAAGCGACCACGGTTTTGAATGCGGGGAACCTTTGTATGAGTGCTCCGCCAATTTCATTTCATGTAATTGCATATTCGTGAAATTCTGTTGTATTTTTTGTAATGCTTGGTTAATCAGGCGCAGCAGTTTATGTGTTTTTGCATTGTAAACAGACAACAGGTCCTTGTGGAGTGCGGGTAAAGCAAAAAAGTTTTAGCGGTTAGTGGTGATTACAGCTCTCTTCAGCGTATTTTGAAAGAGGCTTTTGAAATCGACCGTGAAATAATAATCCAGAAATACGAGGCTGATTGGGAGGATTTTGTGGATTTGGTTGATTTTGTTGATGTCCAGGACAGGTGGggaactttgaattgaaatcttatccCAAGGGTTTGGAAGTTTGaatccaaatttttgtttctgatcAAAGTCCCCACCCTATCCCGTGgttccccccccccgggcataACATTGATAGCTGCGTAACTGTTGTGAGGTGCAACCGAAGCAAATTTCATACAAACAATAGTGTCGTTTCTTTGAAGCTTCAACGGAAAACAGATTCAAAATGCTTTCGAAGATCAGACAAGAAAAATCCATGTCGAGCACGATAAAAACATGGCATTCGCAACTCAGCGCTCCTCTACAAGTTAAGTCTTTGCCTCCCATAACAATCGAAACTGTCTTTCACGATGCATCGAAACTGTTTGGAACAAACTTCGACAAGAAAGTCACCCTAAGAGAAGATGGGAGCCTTGAAGCGTGGAAGCATATCATTCTCCACCATTTCGATCCGAACTTTCAATCGACGGATGTCTACTGTCGTCAACCTTCATGCGGTAACAGAAACCCTGAAGCTGCGAAAGAGGGAAAGCGAGATCTGTATCTCTGCCCACTACATCGAAAGAATCTGATAACCTCAATTGCAAACGCTTTGGCGACGAGGAAAATATACATCCCAAAGGTCCCAGAGGAAGAGCAATTTACCGGCTACACGTTGTTTATTGGGCTGCTGGAACGCGCTTACCACAACTCGAAGATATTTGGGAGATTCGCGGAAAAAGAGTCGACGCCCATGATCGAGGAGGCGATCCTGAACGTCAGAAATGTCTTGATAATAACCAGCACAGTTCTAAACcctgatgaaaacaacttgGCCCTTATCCTTCCGTGTGTGTATCAAATTTTTAAGCACATTTTAAACAGTCGCGAAGAATGTATATCCATTGTTGCTGACCTTGTGTCTTCACTTAGGGAAGTCATTGAAATGATTTTCTCAGCTTTTGGCGTGGACTACAGGTGGGTGTCAGTGGATTCGGTGTCAGTGGATTCGGTGTCAGTAACCGACGCTAAGCCAGGGTTGCAGATCGGAGCTGGATTGGGTGGAACCATTGGATTGGCTACTGGTTTCTTTTTTGGACCCGTGGGTGCTGGTGTTGCTGGATTGGCTGCTGGACTATTCCTCGGAGGTCTCACCGGGAATGGTGTAGAGCAGGTGGTCATAAAATCCAGACAGCAAGTGACTGACAGATCCCCAGTGCCTTGGCATGGTGATCGTAGGGGTCAACCGTACTGGGTGCCTCGTTTTGAAGGAAATGCCTCTGGAGGATTGGACTTGCATTTATTGCCTGCAAATTAAGAGATCACGACAATCATAACTGAAGTCATCAATGTCACATTTTGTGTTGAATGTAATTTACATTGGTCAGTTTCAAGatttgtttaaaattatttacCTGCCTAGTTAAGAACTTTGAAAGTTTGTACAACAGCTGTTATCACTCTCAGGTCTTACTTCCACTACTGCTTTCGTAGCCCTTTAACTGGGATGATTGCATCATACTTGTTTTCAAATATACAAGTTTTATATAATCTACACTCTCAGTCTGATTAAGTCTTTTAAAAGCAGTGTACTAGTTATTAGAAAcaaatgatgataattattactactTAAGTTATTTGTGTAATGCTAGTGTATGCCTTCCAACAATCCACTATTAAAGGAATGAAAACCTCAGTTACTAAATGTTACCATAAAGTAGCTAGTTTTCCAATAAGGCGACTGATTTTATGAACAGTCACGCCAAGAACActtgttgctttgttttgcataattataGCCATTGTGATTTTGATTTGCTTCGCCAATAACATTTTTAAGAAACGTGTAAATCTAGGGGGTTGAGTTAACATTAATGACTATTGTTATTGGTTGAATTTACAATAAATATGTGCAGTTGTGTAGTCATGTAGGTGTCTTTTCATTTGTGGGTTTCATTTTGAAGAGCGATTGACTGACAACAAAACTGGAAATATTTCAACCCTACCCTTTTAAAATTCTCACCATTTATTTGTCTTCGTCACTCAAACCCAGCCTGACTGGAGGATTGCTGTGTTATCTCACTTCATCAAAACTGAATCTCTTCAACTCAAAAGAATTGAAATAAATTAGAATATACATGTAGTCAAGTTTTTTTAGGGAAAGCTGGATCACCAAAAATTCAGCTGCTGCAATGAAACAACCTGTGAAAGTCTTCTCTATTTGTTTGACAAGCGTCATCAGTTTCATTCTCATACACATTAAcaccataatattattatttttcgttGGCTCAGCATTGCTAACTCTTACATATCTTTTACTAAAATGCgtaagaaccaataataataataattattattagaccTTTACCTTGATTCTTGTTGCAAACTGCCCAGTTATTTCTGTCCCAAACATAAACAC
This genomic window from Acropora muricata isolate sample 2 chromosome 2, ASM3666990v1, whole genome shotgun sequence contains:
- the LOC136909616 gene encoding zinc phosphodiesterase ELAC protein 1-like isoform X2, with protein sequence MELHSLGTGSCYPSPHMGASCTALKHESGCWMFDCGEGSQIQLRKSCIKPGKLTKIFITHLHGDHLFGLPGLLCTIGLNCAENRPPIEIFGPVGLRKYLRVCLELSQSLLGFTNSVHELHCSHSDFCQSGNTGPLDSSTTDRQHSNETLGRTIFENKDCLWQVCQESNLTVFAAPLKHRTLCFGYVVQEKQIPGKLDPSLLKQKGIPPGPLYSKIKNGESIIAPDGSQITPNEVMGLPRPGRKLVILGDTCDSSKIKTIAADADVVVHEATLADELKEACIDYGHSTPEMAGQFATSIRAKKLVLTHFSQRYKSVGNAESTINVDESENDCSHTVTT
- the LOC136909616 gene encoding zinc phosphodiesterase ELAC protein 1-like isoform X1; the protein is MELHSLGTGSCYPSPHMGASCTALKHESGCWMFDCGEGSQIQLRKSCIKPGKLTKIFITHLHGDHLFGLPGLLCTIGLNCAENRPPIEIFGPVGLRKYLRVCLELSQSLLGFTNSVHELHCSHSDFCQSGNTGPLDSSTTDRQHSNETLGRTIFENKDCLWQVCQESNLTVFAAPLKHRTLCFGYVVQEKQIPGKLDPSLLKQKGIPPGPLYSKIKNGESIIAPDGSQITPNEVMGLPRPGRKLVILGDTCDSSKIKTIAADADVVVHEATLADELKEACIDYGHSTPEMAGQFATSIRAKKLVLTHFSQRYKSVGNAESTINVDESENVSKLVKQAEKTFTGCIIAADDFMVIQVLLKN